From a region of the Ovis aries strain OAR_USU_Benz2616 breed Rambouillet chromosome 2, ARS-UI_Ramb_v3.0, whole genome shotgun sequence genome:
- the INHA gene encoding inhibin alpha chain precursor (The RefSeq protein has 3 substitutions compared to this genomic sequence), with translation MWLQLLLFLLAPQGGRGCHGPELDRELVLAKVRALFLDALGPPPVTGEGGDPGVRRLPRRHAVGGFMRMGSEPEDQDVSQAILFPAAGASCGDEPDAGEAEEGLFTYVFRPSQHTRSRQVTSAQLWFHTGLDRQETTATNSSEPLLGLLVLTSRGPTPVPMSLGQAPPRWAVLHLATSAFPLLTHPVLALLLRYPLCSCSARPEATPFLVAHARAKPPSGGERARRSTPPLPWPWSPAALRLLQRPPEEPAAHADCHRAALNISFQELGWDRWIVHPPSFIFYYCHGGCGLPTLQDLPLPVPGVPPTPFQPLSLVPGAQACCAALPGTMRPLRVRTTSDGGYSFKYEMVPNLLTQHCACI, from the exons ATGTGGCTTCAGCTGCTCCTCTTCCTGCTGGCCCCTCAGGGCGGGCGTGGCTGTCATGGGCCGGAGCTGGACCGGGAACTTGTCCTGGCCAAGGTGAGGGCCCTGTTCCTGGATGCCTTGGGGCCCCCGCCGGTGACTGGGGAAGGTGGAGATCCTGGAGTCAGGCGTCTGCCTCGAAGGCATGCCGTGGGGGGCTTCATGCGCAAGGGCTCTGAGCCCGAGGACCAAGATGTCTCCCAGGCCATCCTTTTTCCAGCTGCAG gTGCCAGCTGTGGGGATGAGCCAGATGCTGGAGAGGCTGAGGAGGGCCTCTTCACGTATGTGTTCCGGCCATCCCAGCACACACGCAGCCGCCAGGTGACTTCGGCCCAGCTGTGGTTCCATACTGGACTGGACAGACAGGAGACCACTGCCACCAATAGCTCTGAGCCCCTGCTCGGCCTGCTGGTACTGACATCCAGGGGTCCCACGCCTGTGCCCATGTCGCTGGGCCAGGCACCCCCTCGCTGGGCTGTCCTGCACCTGGCCACCTCCGCCTTCCCTCTGCTGACCCATCCTGTCCTGGCGCTCCTGCTGCGTTGTCCTCTCTGTTCCTGCTCCGCCCGGCCCGAAGCCACCCCCTTCCTGGTGGCCCACACACGGGCCAAGCCGCCCAGTGGAGGGGAGAGGGCCCGGCGCTCCACGCCCCCGCTGCCCTGGCCTTGGTCTCCTGCTGCGCTGCGCCTGCTGCAGAGGCCTCCAGAGGAGCCCGCCGCCCATGCCGACTGCCACAGAGCCGCCCTCAATATCTCTTTCCAGGAGCTGGGCTGGGACCGGTGGATCGTGCACCCTCCTAGTTTCATCTTCTACTACTGTCACGGGGGGTGTGGGCTGCCCACCCTACAGGACCTGCCCCTGCCGGTCCCCGGGGTGCCCCCTACCCCTTTCCAGCCCCTCTCTCTGGTGCCAGGGGCCCAGGCCTGTTGCGCTGCCCTCCCGGGGACCATGAGGCCCCTACGTGTCCGCACCACCTCGGATGGAGGTTACTCTTTTAAGTATGAGATGGTGCCCAACCTTCTCACCCAGCACTGTGCTTGCATCTAA